TCAAGGGTTTATGATGGTTGATTTTGGATAGGTTATAAAACCTCGGATTAGTTGGTGAATTTGGATTTTTGGATGGGAAAGGGAACTCTCGTTAGAGAGACAAAGTATGGTTTTTTCATTATGACATGACATTTCCCCGAGAGAGGAAGAGCAGAGAAACTACTGATTTTTCGAAATTCCAATTCAGGTGTGTGTATAAGATCGTTTTTATTCTTCTTCCGGATGTGTTTTTGTCTCTAATCGCTGCTGCATATTAAGCCTTCGACGTAGGTACTTCAGCTACTTGCTCAGTTCATAAACAGATTCTTGTACAAGGCAGTCTTACACGATAAATTTGTGTAAGATGGATATTTGGTATGTTGATTCGTTTTACACTACATTGATGAAAAATCGCCTCACAAGAGACCAACACGCGCGTTAATGTATGACATAGTAGGTAACTAATTGGAGTATCTTTATTAGTTTCTCGACAAGTAGTTTTATTAATCATAAATTGCCGAGAAGACTGTCAACAAGCCGATGCAGTTCACCTCGAAGAGAAGAACCGGCACCAAGGTAAACGaaaaaacagcaaaaaaaaaaaaaaaaaaaaaaaaaatacagcaCATAAAGGATCACCCGTCAGCCTGCTTAAGTGCATCAAAAGGCGCCTCCCGAAGAAAAACAATGGAGGCCTTGACGGAAAAGAGTGGAGAAAGCTTCCATGTGGGATTTGGTTAAGGCCAGCCCAATCTCTATCCCTCCATTCCTGTCACTACTTTGAGTCAAGGAGATGCCTCTTATAACATCAATTGAAATTTCTTCTACTTTCTTAGGCCTTCCCCAACCAAAGTCTGTTTCATATAAGCCCACCTTCGGAGATCCGACCACATTCATGTGTTCTTCCGCTCCCCTAATCACCTCCCATTCCGATATCCATTTCTCCGCTTTCCCCAAAATATCGTCGTCCAGTGTCTTAATGGCCAATGCAAGTGCATCTGCAGCTGCCAAAATCCCGTCCTCCCCGACAAGTTCCTCTGTCTGTGCCACTGCCCGACCAAACCCAACgcaattaccaaaataattaaCTGGCACTTGATATTTCAGACGGGTTATGCCGCCTGCAATAAAGCCAAAGTACTTTGGGCCTTTAGCTTTGTTAACACTGGTGTGAAACAAAGCAGGCCACACAAAGGCGCAAGTCACAATGTAAGGTGACAAGAGCACTGGGTAAGGCCGGTTACGTTCGTCACACCTGCCCATAATCCATTTCTTTGCATTTTGTATATCAGCAGGTCGCATCAAGAAGGTGGCACGAAGCAAGCCGTCATCAGGTGGGAAAACTACAGACTTGGATCTCGGATTTGACAGCTGTTGCAGAAGAATGGGGCAGAGGCTGTTGGTGTCCTGAATGACAGACCTTTCAAATGTAGGAGAAGGAAGGCCGTTATGCAGGTGGCTAAACTTGCACAAAGAAGCCCAAGAGTAAAGAAATCGACTGAAGCAGCGTTGGTCGCAGAGCACGGGATGATAAGCAAAGCCAATAGAGAATCCAGGTGAAGAAGAGAAATAAGTTATCTGAATGGCTAACAATGAAGCAGGGCTATTAATAGGGTATGAAATGGAAGGCAGCGTTGGTACCAGGTGACGGAATTGAGCCGCATCCCTAGGCAGGTTGCTAGACAAAAGGTCAAAGTTAGCATCGGAATGAGCAAAAGTGAAGCTGACGGAGCAATCTCGGTCAGTAAAGAAAGTCAACCTCTTAGGGTCATCCAAGGAAGCTGCTAATTTGGCAGCCAAGGGAAAGTAGTAGTGCAAAGCGCAGGAGAGGGAACGCTTGAGGGGCGGGAGGATATCAGAGCGGAAATCAGAGAAGTGGATATGGAGAGGAAGTTGAAAGAAGAAGAGGGGTTGCAAAGGAGGAAACAAGAGCCATGGATAGTCAAAAAAGGTTAATGAAGAAGTGGTAGGAGTAATGCAAGGAGAATCAGGAGGAAAGGAAATCAGAGATTCCTCAATGATTGTCGTCATTTTTGGTTGAGGGAGATTGGTTTCTTGCCTCAAATTATTCTACATATAAACTGCCAAATTGATACCAACAGCAGTAGAGCCGAGCCTCAGTATTACACATTTACACACATGCTATTTTTTAACGAATCTTGTGTTGTGTCGGTACAACACTGACATATATTTTAAAAGTCAATTGTTTACTTCCACCACATGTTTCCTTCTCATCATGTGATTCATGTCTAAGCTTTAGGCCTACTCAGTCGTACTCCTCGCCCTTTTCAACACTCCTTAATGGAG
The Silene latifolia isolate original U9 population chromosome 11, ASM4854445v1, whole genome shotgun sequence genome window above contains:
- the LOC141611999 gene encoding phenolic glucoside malonyltransferase 1-like — protein: MTTIIEESLISFPPDSPCITPTTSSLTFFDYPWLLFPPLQPLFFFQLPLHIHFSDFRSDILPPLKRSLSCALHYYFPLAAKLAASLDDPKRLTFFTDRDCSVSFTFAHSDANFDLLSSNLPRDAAQFRHLVPTLPSISYPINSPASLLAIQITYFSSSPGFSIGFAYHPVLCDQRCFSRFLYSWASLCKFSHLHNGLPSPTFERSVIQDTNSLCPILLQQLSNPRSKSVVFPPDDGLLRATFLMRPADIQNAKKWIMGRCDERNRPYPVLLSPYIVTCAFVWPALFHTSVNKAKGPKYFGFIAGGITRLKYQVPVNYFGNCVGFGRAVAQTEELVGEDGILAAADALALAIKTLDDDILGKAEKWISEWEVIRGAEEHMNVVGSPKVGLYETDFGWGRPKKVEEISIDVIRGISLTQSSDRNGGIEIGLALTKSHMEAFSTLFRQGLHCFSSGGAF